The following proteins are encoded in a genomic region of Bernardetia sp. MNP-M8:
- a CDS encoding HupE/UreJ family protein has protein sequence MNEFFTFMGMGIEHILQFPEGYDHLLFILALSAIYTFSEWRKVFLLVTAFTVGHSVTLLLTVSDISPIPSSVIEWLIPLTIIMVCILNFFTKTEDKPKNTDLGILDLPNKEQKIMSSIMIRRYSIALLFGLIHGLGFANYLRQMLPNSLFSPLLGFNIGLEVAQIFVVMIGLVVGFVMMKYLDFTKNRWKVVLSAIVLIFALHLFVMQTLALFE, from the coding sequence ATGAACGAATTTTTTACTTTTATGGGAATGGGAATTGAGCATATTCTTCAATTTCCTGAGGGTTACGACCACTTACTTTTTATTTTAGCATTAAGTGCCATTTATACTTTTTCAGAATGGAGAAAAGTTTTTTTATTGGTTACTGCTTTTACAGTTGGACATTCGGTTACTCTTCTTTTGACAGTTTCTGATATTTCACCGATTCCTAGTTCTGTGATTGAATGGCTGATTCCTCTGACAATTATTATGGTTTGTATCTTAAATTTTTTTACTAAAACAGAAGATAAACCAAAAAATACAGACTTAGGTATTTTAGATTTACCAAATAAAGAACAAAAAATTATGTCTTCTATAATGATTCGTCGTTATAGTATTGCTTTACTTTTTGGATTAATACATGGTTTGGGTTTTGCTAATTATTTGCGTCAGATGCTACCTAATTCTTTATTTTCTCCTCTTTTAGGATTTAATATTGGACTAGAAGTAGCTCAAATTTTTGTGGTTATGATAGGCTTAGTTGTTGGTTTTGTAATGATGAAATATCTTGATTTTACTAAAAACCGTTGGAAAGTTGTTCTCTCAGCTATTGTTTTAATTTTTGCTTTGCATCTTTTTGTGATGCAGACATTGGCACTTTTTGAGTAA
- a CDS encoding DUF4178 domain-containing protein, which yields MAFGFFKKKKKEEDNAPHYDPNHIRIIDIRVGFFLEYDAKTWEVAEEYEYDWGDNEFSYSYLLRSSNDEIYLSLENDGELEIAVTNKIRLMKLGEDLDDQIAENERPPKTITYEGVKYYRDNESPGYYRNTATTEREKSVEMITWDYYDDDEEKALFIEQFGERDFEAYIGEYVEEYEFSNIIPSSEPPAIL from the coding sequence ATGGCTTTCGGATTTTTTAAAAAGAAGAAAAAAGAAGAAGATAATGCTCCTCATTACGACCCAAATCATATTCGAATTATAGATATTCGTGTGGGTTTTTTCTTAGAATATGATGCAAAAACATGGGAAGTAGCCGAAGAATATGAGTATGACTGGGGCGATAATGAATTTTCATATTCCTATTTATTACGCAGCTCTAATGATGAAATTTATTTGAGTTTGGAAAACGATGGCGAATTAGAAATTGCAGTAACAAATAAAATTCGTCTAATGAAATTAGGCGAAGATTTGGATGACCAGATTGCAGAAAACGAACGCCCTCCCAAAACAATTACTTATGAAGGTGTAAAATATTATCGTGATAATGAAAGCCCTGGATATTATAGAAACACAGCCACAACAGAGCGTGAAAAATCTGTTGAAATGATTACGTGGGATTATTACGATGACGATGAAGAGAAAGCTCTTTTTATAGAACAATTTGGCGAGCGAGACTTTGAAGCCTACATTGGAGAATATGTAGAAGAATATGAATTTTCTAATATCATTCCTTCTAGTGAGCCTCCTGCCATTCTATAA
- a CDS encoding FecR family protein — MSKSNHEIKLTDQQIEYIARYISKEPSELSEIQKIQVEKWRKEIPFFEKEFQNYSRLWEESNRFGQKISKDFSPNVEKGWQKLSNQIKEYEANKTIEAQKTKWVKPAPASQTTTKSISIWKEVSKIAAVLILGLGLGWWINSIQNNSNSLASSNQIIVHQHSDTPLVLPDGSKIWLNKNATVSYSNDFGTFKTTQKRNLKLEGEAFFDIARDEKHPFMIDIEGKAEVEVLGTSFNINPSNEKIEVTVASGKVSFKNNSVFKNDNTDSSEQTSILLTKGEKGILYEKTKNHPDSLPTLVRFERNDDVNYLAWLNHRLVFENMQMQEVVNKVENYYNIRLKLENPSLKECRFTGTFDQTPLNDVLETLSFGANLQIKKSDSTTYLLSGSGCR, encoded by the coding sequence ATGAGCAAGAGCAATCATGAAATAAAACTTACCGACCAGCAAATAGAATATATTGCAAGGTACATTTCGAAAGAACCTAGCGAACTAAGCGAAATACAAAAAATACAAGTAGAAAAATGGCGTAAAGAAATTCCTTTTTTTGAAAAAGAATTTCAGAATTATTCTCGGTTATGGGAAGAAAGTAATCGTTTTGGACAAAAAATAAGTAAAGATTTTTCTCCTAATGTAGAAAAAGGTTGGCAAAAGCTGAGTAATCAAATAAAAGAATATGAAGCCAATAAAACAATTGAAGCACAAAAAACAAAATGGGTCAAACCTGCGCCTGCTTCTCAAACTACAACAAAATCTATTTCTATTTGGAAAGAGGTTTCGAAAATTGCAGCCGTTTTGATTCTTGGTTTGGGATTAGGTTGGTGGATTAATTCTATTCAAAATAATTCTAATTCTCTAGCAAGTTCAAATCAAATTATTGTTCATCAGCATTCAGACACACCTTTGGTTTTGCCTGATGGTTCTAAAATTTGGCTCAATAAAAATGCAACTGTTTCTTATAGTAATGATTTTGGAACATTTAAAACGACTCAAAAACGAAATCTAAAACTAGAAGGAGAAGCCTTTTTTGATATTGCTAGAGATGAAAAACATCCTTTTATGATTGACATAGAAGGAAAAGCAGAAGTTGAAGTTTTGGGAACATCTTTTAATATCAATCCTTCTAATGAAAAAATTGAGGTTACAGTAGCTTCTGGAAAAGTCAGTTTTAAAAATAATAGTGTTTTTAAAAATGACAATACAGATAGTTCAGAACAAACTTCTATTTTACTTACAAAAGGCGAAAAAGGAATTTTGTATGAGAAAACTAAAAACCATCCAGATTCTTTACCAACTTTAGTGCGTTTTGAGAGAAATGACGATGTAAATTATTTAGCTTGGCTCAATCATCGTTTGGTTTTCGAAAACATGCAAATGCAGGAAGTGGTAAATAAAGTGGAAAATTATTACAATATTCGTTTGAAATTGGAAAATCCAAGTTTGAAAGAATGTCGTTTTACAGGAACTTTTGACCAAACACCTTTAAATGATGTTTTGGAAACATTGTCTTTTGGTGCAAATCTTCAAATCAAAAAATCAGATTCTACTACTTATTTACTTTCGGGCTCTGGTTGTAGATAA
- a CDS encoding DUF2911 domain-containing protein, producing MKSNFIKNALVILFFLVSFSALAQEKGQANDISEEEEKLELPRKSSISTLMQEIGLTEFFVRYSRPSVKGRKKHIWGELVPYGKVWRAGANEATTIEFSSDVKINGKPLKKGKYAIFVIPQKRGDWTFIFNTAIDSWGKEAYNQENDVLRVNATVEKSKFQETLAYDFDKILENEATFILRWECKLARITIQVNTVEEAKKNIASAISKYPNDWQVLVRSASYYKSENIELRQALEWANQSIKLKNDHYLPYWVKSEILALQNDYKGAVESAQKALEAGKDDTNFIYAQTIQSQIDNWLSKIN from the coding sequence ATGAAAAGTAATTTCATAAAAAACGCCCTAGTCATTCTCTTTTTTTTAGTTTCTTTTTCTGCTTTAGCACAAGAGAAGGGACAAGCCAATGATATTTCGGAAGAGGAAGAAAAACTAGAACTTCCACGCAAGAGTTCGATTTCTACATTAATGCAAGAAATTGGCTTGACAGAATTTTTTGTTCGTTATAGTCGTCCGAGTGTAAAAGGACGTAAAAAACATATTTGGGGCGAACTAGTGCCTTATGGAAAAGTCTGGAGAGCAGGAGCAAATGAAGCTACAACCATAGAATTTTCTAGTGATGTCAAAATAAATGGTAAACCTTTAAAAAAAGGCAAGTATGCTATTTTTGTTATTCCACAAAAAAGGGGAGATTGGACTTTCATTTTTAATACAGCTATAGATTCTTGGGGAAAAGAAGCCTATAATCAAGAAAATGATGTTTTGAGAGTAAATGCAACCGTTGAAAAATCAAAATTTCAGGAAACTTTAGCTTATGATTTTGATAAAATATTAGAAAATGAAGCTACTTTTATTTTGCGTTGGGAATGTAAATTAGCACGAATTACAATCCAAGTAAATACAGTAGAGGAAGCAAAGAAAAATATTGCTTCTGCCATTTCAAAATATCCAAACGATTGGCAAGTGCTTGTAAGAAGTGCATCTTATTACAAAAGTGAAAATATAGAACTTCGCCAAGCCTTAGAATGGGCAAACCAATCTATCAAACTCAAAAACGACCATTATTTACCTTACTGGGTAAAATCTGAAATTTTAGCTCTACAAAACGATTACAAAGGGGCAGTAGAAAGTGCCCAAAAAGCATTAGAAGCAGGAAAAGATGACACCAATTTTATTTATGCTCAAACTATTCAATCACAAATTGACAACTGGCTTTCGAAAATAAATTAA
- the elbB gene encoding isoprenoid biosynthesis glyoxalase ElbB, producing MKIGVLLSGAGVYDGAEIQESVLILLALDQAGISYFCIAPNIEQHHVINHLTGDEMNEKRNVLTESARIARGKIKDLAEISAEDMDGLVMPGGFGVAKNFTKWAFEGANGEINSDVKRLVNEMIKQHKPIAAVCMSPTTVAKALEGSGIEATLTVGTTNKKSPYQIADINEEMKKTGANPVMCTVTEVVSDDVNNIVSSPCYMMEASISQVNEGIQKTIAKLVEMVALQRES from the coding sequence ATGAAAATAGGTGTTTTATTATCAGGCGCAGGTGTTTATGATGGCGCAGAAATTCAAGAATCAGTTTTGATTTTATTAGCTTTAGACCAAGCAGGTATATCTTATTTCTGTATCGCTCCAAACATAGAACAACATCATGTTATCAATCATCTGACGGGCGATGAGATGAATGAGAAAAGAAATGTTCTTACCGAATCTGCACGCATTGCAAGAGGAAAGATAAAAGATTTGGCAGAGATAAGCGCAGAAGATATGGACGGACTTGTAATGCCAGGAGGATTTGGAGTAGCTAAAAACTTTACAAAATGGGCATTTGAGGGCGCAAACGGAGAGATAAATAGTGATGTAAAGCGATTAGTAAATGAGATGATAAAGCAACATAAACCTATTGCAGCCGTTTGTATGTCACCTACTACAGTTGCCAAAGCATTAGAAGGAAGTGGAATAGAAGCAACTTTGACTGTCGGAACAACAAATAAAAAATCGCCTTATCAAATTGCAGACATTAATGAAGAAATGAAAAAAACAGGGGCAAATCCTGTCATGTGTACAGTAACAGAAGTAGTTTCAGATGATGTAAATAATATTGTTTCCTCACCTTGTTATATGATGGAAGCAAGTATAAGTCAGGTAAATGAAGGCATACAAAAAACAATTGCCAAATTAGTTGAAATGGTTGCTTTACAGAGAGAAAGTTAA
- a CDS encoding glycerophosphodiester phosphodiesterase family protein, which yields MKNESSKTTFQGHRGARGLAPENTIPSFKKALEHGVQGLEFDIVLTGENQFLVSHEPYFSHEFCSKPNGAAILKKEILHHNIYRMDYETIKKYDCGNRGHSRYPEQQPLPAIKPLLKSFFEEIEKYVLEKRIKKPFYTLEIKSDFAWYGFMQPLPSEMVTLFIEEITNYPFYDKIKDRLLVESFDVNILNELHKQTQNTETKFEIGFLVENKLSIEENLNKLDFMPSVYVPYYRLLTKKKIEELHQRGLKVFTWTVNDTETMQKLKNWGVDSIITDFPNRIPTLVTA from the coding sequence ATGAAAAATGAATCATCAAAAACTACTTTTCAAGGACATAGGGGAGCTAGAGGTTTAGCACCCGAAAATACTATCCCTTCTTTCAAAAAAGCATTAGAACATGGCGTTCAAGGATTAGAATTTGATATTGTACTGACAGGGGAAAATCAGTTTTTGGTATCTCATGAACCTTATTTTTCTCATGAATTTTGCTCAAAACCCAATGGAGCAGCTATTTTAAAAAAAGAAATTCTACATCATAATATTTATAGAATGGATTACGAAACTATAAAAAAATACGATTGTGGAAATCGGGGACATTCTCGTTATCCAGAACAGCAACCTCTACCAGCCATAAAACCTCTCTTAAAATCTTTTTTTGAAGAAATTGAAAAATACGTTTTAGAAAAAAGAATAAAAAAGCCTTTCTACACTTTGGAAATAAAATCTGATTTTGCGTGGTATGGTTTTATGCAGCCTTTACCCTCTGAAATGGTTACTTTATTTATTGAAGAAATTACGAATTATCCATTTTATGATAAAATAAAAGATAGATTATTGGTAGAGTCGTTTGATGTAAATATTTTGAATGAACTTCATAAACAAACTCAAAATACAGAAACAAAATTTGAAATCGGTTTTTTAGTAGAAAATAAACTTTCGATTGAAGAGAATTTAAACAAATTAGATTTTATGCCATCCGTGTATGTTCCTTATTACCGATTACTGACAAAGAAAAAAATAGAGGAGTTACATCAAAGAGGACTAAAAGTTTTTACGTGGACAGTAAATGACACTGAAACTATGCAAAAACTCAAAAACTGGGGTGTAGATAGTATTATTACAGATTTTCCAAATCGAATACCAACATTAGTAACTGCCTAA
- a CDS encoding PAS domain-containing protein, protein MKQELSNMMGLDIYLSSLDRKESDKIRNQIKPSITEFKPLLGWDVSIISSFDVTKKELDIQKIKVFAEKYKWKNDIDAIFLNNHFEAIVLTDSLEKILWVNEGFTKMTGYSKKFAINKQPSFLQGELTSKESRKEVKMNLQKRKPFKISVVNYKKDKTPYTCQVQIFPLYSNQVTHFMALETQIR, encoded by the coding sequence ATGAAGCAAGAATTATCGAATATGATGGGTTTGGATATTTATCTTTCAAGTTTAGATAGAAAAGAGTCTGACAAAATCAGAAATCAAATAAAACCTTCAATTACAGAATTTAAGCCTCTTTTGGGTTGGGATGTTTCTATTATAAGTTCTTTTGATGTTACTAAAAAAGAATTAGACATACAAAAAATAAAAGTGTTTGCAGAAAAGTATAAGTGGAAAAATGATATAGATGCAATATTTTTAAATAATCATTTTGAAGCTATTGTACTCACTGATTCATTAGAAAAAATTTTGTGGGTAAATGAAGGCTTTACAAAAATGACAGGCTATTCAAAAAAATTTGCTATTAATAAACAACCTTCTTTCTTACAAGGAGAATTGACTTCAAAAGAATCAAGAAAGGAAGTCAAAATGAATCTTCAAAAAAGAAAACCTTTTAAAATATCAGTTGTCAATTATAAAAAAGATAAAACGCCTTATACTTGTCAAGTTCAAATTTTTCCTCTTTATTCTAATCAAGTCACTCATTTTATGGCTCTAGAAACACAAATAAGATAA
- a CDS encoding YfiT family bacillithiol transferase, with translation MDKIELDNLKYPIGDFEKPILIYPEAKDLVLDWKNDIASFPMRLKAAILNLPEETLNWKYRPQGWTIKQVIHHCSDSHLNALVRFKLTLTEEEPTIKPYLEDKWAELQDMTLPVEVSISILEGIHKKLHIIIESLSESDLEKRFFHPEHQIYFTLFELVANYAWHSNHHLAHIKQAIESEGKY, from the coding sequence ATGGACAAAATAGAATTAGACAACCTCAAATATCCAATTGGAGACTTTGAGAAACCAATACTGATATACCCAGAAGCTAAAGATTTAGTTTTGGATTGGAAAAATGATATTGCTAGTTTTCCGATGCGACTAAAAGCAGCAATTCTTAACTTGCCTGAAGAAACATTAAACTGGAAATATCGTCCTCAAGGTTGGACAATCAAACAAGTTATTCATCATTGTTCAGATAGTCATCTTAATGCCTTAGTTCGTTTCAAGCTAACTCTTACTGAAGAAGAGCCAACTATAAAGCCCTATTTAGAAGATAAATGGGCAGAACTGCAAGACATGACTTTACCTGTTGAAGTTTCAATTTCTATTTTGGAAGGAATTCATAAAAAGCTGCATATAATTATTGAATCTTTGTCTGAATCTGATTTGGAAAAACGTTTTTTTCATCCAGAACATCAAATTTATTTTACACTTTTTGAACTTGTTGCCAATTATGCTTGGCATTCAAATCATCATTTGGCACATATCAAACAGGCTATTGAATCAGAAGGAAAGTATTAA
- the tatC gene encoding twin-arginine translocase subunit TatC, translating to MNNSETTLVQNTNTSLPSTSSSANSSKEMGILDHLEELRWHVIRAVLAILVFTAVAFIAKDIVFGKIILGPSKSNFLTYQFFCQLSSLTCIDNLPFIIQNRVMTGQFTMHIAASIAFGFMCAFPYVFWEIWRFVAPALYNEERNVARGATFFVSLLFAIGVLFGYFLITPLSINFLSNYQVDATILNEIDISSYVTTVAMLTLGCGLMFQLPIVVFFLSQVGIVTPELMRAYRKHSIVVILFISALITPPDVISQCLIGIPIWILYEISILISASIQKKRNIAIAKAEKLRQME from the coding sequence ATGAATAACTCAGAAACAACTTTAGTACAAAATACAAATACTTCTTTGCCTTCAACTTCTTCATCTGCTAATAGCTCAAAAGAAATGGGTATTTTAGACCATTTGGAAGAATTGCGTTGGCATGTTATTCGTGCTGTATTGGCTATTTTGGTTTTTACAGCAGTTGCTTTTATAGCAAAGGATATTGTTTTTGGTAAGATTATTTTAGGTCCTTCAAAAAGTAACTTTCTTACCTATCAATTTTTTTGTCAGCTTTCTAGCCTTACTTGTATTGATAACTTGCCTTTTATTATTCAAAACCGTGTAATGACAGGACAGTTTACCATGCATATTGCAGCTTCAATAGCCTTTGGTTTTATGTGTGCATTTCCGTATGTTTTTTGGGAAATTTGGCGTTTTGTTGCACCTGCTCTATATAATGAAGAGCGCAATGTAGCACGAGGAGCTACTTTTTTTGTATCTCTTTTATTTGCTATTGGTGTTCTTTTTGGCTATTTCTTAATTACTCCTTTGTCTATTAACTTTCTTTCTAATTATCAAGTTGATGCAACTATTCTCAATGAAATTGATATTTCTTCCTATGTAACTACAGTAGCTATGCTGACCTTAGGCTGTGGACTTATGTTTCAACTTCCTATTGTAGTATTTTTCCTATCACAAGTCGGAATTGTTACACCTGAATTAATGAGAGCTTATCGAAAACATTCTATTGTTGTTATTTTATTTATTTCAGCTCTTATTACTCCTCCAGACGTAATTAGTCAGTGTTTAATCGGAATTCCTATTTGGATTTTGTATGAAATAAGTATTCTTATTTCGGCTTCTATTCAAAAGAAAAGAAATATAGCAATTGCAAAAGCTGAGAAATTAAGACAAATGGAATAA
- a CDS encoding ADP-ribosylglycohydrolase family protein, which produces MKQKIKDAFFGFAIGDALGVPVEFRSREDIARNPVTDMREFGTHHQPKGTWSDDSSMAFCLAESLATPKNSNKKAIYDVNDIANNFVKWKYESFWTPHGRVFDIGIATTDAIKRLKKGENPLLAGGMDEYSNGNGSLMRILPLVFYNGYLFEDSIKKRFELVSEISSITHMHFRSVFSCFIYTEFAKILLEQIQKNEKQDKFVAYQKLQILLNDFATEFNFNKTEIAFFDRILKNDITTFEEETIKSSGYVLHTLEASFWCFLKYGSYSESVLKSVNLGEDTDTTGCVTGGIAGLFYGMNTENYTKGIPNEWLEVIVKKEEINDLCERLYDLNF; this is translated from the coding sequence ATGAAACAAAAAATAAAAGATGCTTTTTTCGGTTTTGCTATTGGCGATGCTCTAGGTGTTCCTGTGGAATTTCGAAGTAGAGAAGATATTGCTAGAAATCCAGTAACAGATATGCGAGAATTTGGAACGCATCATCAACCAAAAGGAACATGGTCTGATGATAGTTCAATGGCATTTTGTTTGGCTGAAAGTTTAGCAACTCCCAAAAACTCAAATAAAAAGGCAATTTATGATGTAAATGATATTGCAAATAATTTTGTAAAATGGAAATATGAGAGTTTTTGGACTCCTCACGGAAGAGTTTTTGATATTGGAATCGCTACAACAGATGCTATAAAAAGACTGAAAAAAGGAGAAAATCCACTTCTAGCTGGAGGAATGGACGAATATTCGAATGGAAATGGTTCTTTGATGCGAATTTTACCACTCGTTTTTTATAATGGTTATTTATTTGAGGATTCTATAAAAAAGCGTTTTGAACTGGTTTCAGAAATTTCATCCATTACACACATGCATTTTCGTTCTGTTTTTTCGTGTTTTATCTATACTGAATTTGCTAAGATTTTATTGGAACAGATTCAAAAAAATGAAAAACAAGATAAGTTTGTAGCCTATCAAAAACTACAAATTTTACTAAATGATTTTGCAACAGAATTTAATTTTAACAAAACTGAAATTGCCTTTTTTGATAGAATTCTGAAAAATGACATAACTACTTTTGAAGAAGAAACTATCAAATCTTCTGGCTATGTTTTACATACTTTGGAAGCTAGTTTCTGGTGTTTTTTAAAATATGGCTCTTATTCTGAAAGTGTTTTAAAATCTGTAAATCTAGGAGAAGACACTGACACTACAGGATGTGTAACAGGTGGAATTGCAGGACTTTTTTATGGAATGAACACAGAAAATTACACAAAAGGAATTCCAAACGAATGGCTAGAAGTAATTGTGAAGAAGGAAGAAATTAATGATTTGTGTGAAAGGTTATATGATTTGAATTTCTGA
- a CDS encoding FecR domain-containing protein yields MKNYFFFILSFLCLYFSGSENSIFAQTNSKNILEQPVTLFAQHETLENVLSDLSKKYNVRFSYSNSRLPLQRKISLNVVNIPLKEVLTQIFEPLNDENTQIQFRLINGQIVIQAKSNLAETDIKKEELEKDKKPQIASLPKDPLVIDKKDKTSKTASVSTNKDKVDKDGVELIEKNAILDSLEKIKTDSLKNIADKESLENQLLDSTQIENIDSLSSKKNKVSELAKNDSLLSAFLDSTALQITLVYPLGTNGAKSPYKNNRFSLNLLAGYNGSVTGFEVGGFANILKKDIKGFQVGGFANIVGGKATGFQSAGFANITKDSVLAFQAAGFMNINGNTTKGFQGAGFMNVVNGDFTGFQGAGFANIVNGNVKGVQATGSMNIVKGNVEGAQITGGINIAKNVKGVQIGIINRADTVRGSQIGIINIADSVTGVPIGLINFVKNGYRSFDVSASEGFHTALSYNIGVNKFYQIVSAGIQTSNKMRWGLGVGLGTRFPITKNKKTHAGFELMAYHINEENWTNELNLLGQLKFKLHYQVSRQIGIFISPTLNVTVSQIYNSETNTYGTNFAPYSFIEDTTTTSNSLNNTTTNTKIWGGGFIGISF; encoded by the coding sequence ATGAAAAACTATTTCTTTTTCATACTTAGCTTCCTTTGCCTTTATTTTAGTGGTTCTGAAAACTCAATCTTTGCTCAAACTAATTCAAAAAATATCTTAGAGCAACCTGTTACATTATTTGCCCAACATGAAACCTTGGAAAATGTTCTTTCTGATTTATCAAAAAAATATAATGTTCGTTTTTCGTATAGTAATTCTCGCCTTCCACTTCAAAGAAAAATTAGTCTCAATGTTGTAAATATTCCACTCAAAGAAGTTTTAACACAGATTTTTGAACCTTTAAATGATGAGAATACACAAATTCAGTTTCGTTTGATTAATGGACAAATTGTAATTCAGGCAAAGTCAAATTTAGCAGAAACGGATATAAAAAAAGAAGAGTTAGAAAAAGATAAGAAGCCTCAAATTGCATCACTTCCAAAAGACCCTTTAGTAATTGATAAAAAAGATAAAACATCCAAAACAGCTAGTGTTTCGACAAACAAAGACAAAGTTGATAAAGATGGAGTAGAATTAATTGAAAAAAATGCTATTCTTGATAGTTTAGAAAAAATTAAAACAGATTCTCTCAAAAATATAGCAGACAAAGAAAGTTTAGAAAATCAATTACTAGACAGCACTCAAATAGAAAATATAGATTCTCTTTCTAGCAAAAAAAATAAAGTCTCAGAACTTGCAAAAAATGATTCTCTTCTAAGTGCTTTTCTTGATTCTACTGCTTTACAAATTACCTTAGTTTATCCTTTGGGAACAAACGGAGCTAAAAGTCCTTATAAAAACAATCGTTTTTCTCTCAATCTTTTAGCTGGCTATAATGGTTCGGTAACAGGTTTTGAGGTAGGAGGTTTTGCAAATATTCTCAAAAAAGATATAAAGGGTTTTCAAGTGGGAGGTTTTGCGAATATTGTCGGAGGAAAAGCCACAGGGTTTCAAAGTGCAGGTTTTGCCAATATTACAAAGGATAGCGTTTTGGCTTTTCAAGCAGCAGGTTTTATGAACATTAATGGAAACACTACAAAAGGATTTCAGGGAGCAGGTTTTATGAATGTTGTCAATGGAGATTTTACTGGTTTTCAGGGTGCAGGATTTGCAAATATTGTAAATGGCAATGTAAAAGGTGTTCAAGCTACAGGTTCTATGAATATTGTTAAGGGAAATGTAGAAGGAGCGCAAATTACGGGAGGTATAAATATTGCAAAAAATGTAAAAGGTGTTCAGATTGGAATTATCAATAGAGCAGATACTGTGAGAGGTTCACAAATTGGAATCATAAATATTGCAGATAGTGTAACAGGTGTACCAATTGGGCTCATTAATTTTGTAAAAAATGGCTACCGTTCATTTGATGTAAGTGCAAGTGAAGGATTTCATACAGCTCTTTCTTATAATATTGGCGTAAATAAATTCTATCAAATCGTTTCAGCAGGCATTCAAACGAGTAACAAAATGCGTTGGGGATTAGGGGTTGGCTTGGGAACTCGTTTTCCAATTACTAAAAACAAAAAAACTCATGCAGGTTTTGAGCTGATGGCATATCATATCAATGAAGAAAATTGGACAAATGAACTAAATCTTTTAGGTCAATTAAAATTCAAACTTCATTATCAAGTTAGCCGACAAATAGGAATTTTTATTTCTCCTACTCTCAATGTTACCGTTTCTCAAATTTATAATTCTGAAACTAATACGTATGGGACTAATTTTGCACCTTATTCTTTTATAGAAGATACCACTACTACATCTAATTCATTAAACAATACGACTACAAACACTAAAATTTGGGGTGGTGGGTTTATTGGAATTTCGTTTTAA